The Kordia sp. SMS9 genome window below encodes:
- a CDS encoding SusD/RagB family nutrient-binding outer membrane lipoprotein — MKIKHNKLFWLLGLILVFSCETTELDLLVDPNLPAPDALDADTNLNFIQFQLAEFFEDATESGGEAVRLEYMFDTYAINFNNTNASNSGMWTTAYANILNEVEALIPIATTAGRVRHIGVARIIRAYTMMTMVDYFGDVPYSEALQGDVGVVFPAVDAGSDVYDAAFAEIDQALADFASIDGNTPGFNDLYYGENNSTTMSNWTKFANTLKLKYYLNRRLIDPTGSAAGINALLGSGDIITSSAEDFKWSSGTSINPQSRHPYFVEEYLAANTGEYIPNYLMWTLGVEKGADDPRLRYYVYRQVSSFPTDEATLNNEIDCWNNPRPASYATIDAMQVVPLPFCSLFGRGDGYWGRDHANADGIPPDNNKRTTFGVYPVGGRYDDDDADTIDDNDGLQGAGIWPIMMDSFVYFMRAEAALYLGTSDDAAAMLEQGIRSSLTTVTSFLPNPGDFTNTASATDIDDYVNGVMASYMAATSDDDRMDIIGKEYWIAMYGNGVEGYNLYRRTGAPGNLQPTLLGTGSFPRSFLYPNVTVDRNINISQKPGLTVQVFWDNNPAEFIQ; from the coding sequence ATGAAAATAAAACATAACAAATTATTTTGGTTGCTAGGTCTAATACTTGTATTCTCTTGTGAAACAACAGAATTAGATTTACTAGTAGATCCAAATCTTCCCGCTCCAGATGCCTTGGATGCGGATACAAATTTAAATTTCATCCAATTCCAGTTAGCTGAATTCTTTGAGGACGCTACTGAATCTGGAGGAGAAGCTGTACGTTTAGAGTATATGTTTGATACATATGCCATAAACTTTAACAACACAAACGCTAGTAATAGCGGAATGTGGACTACTGCATATGCAAATATCTTAAACGAGGTTGAAGCATTAATTCCAATTGCAACTACCGCTGGACGTGTTAGACACATTGGTGTGGCTCGAATTATTAGAGCTTACACTATGATGACTATGGTTGATTACTTCGGTGATGTTCCTTACTCAGAAGCATTACAAGGTGATGTTGGAGTTGTTTTCCCTGCTGTAGATGCTGGTTCAGATGTATATGATGCTGCATTTGCTGAAATTGATCAAGCTTTGGCTGACTTTGCTAGTATTGATGGAAATACTCCTGGCTTCAATGACTTATACTATGGCGAAAACAATAGTACTACAATGAGCAATTGGACAAAGTTTGCAAACACTTTAAAGCTTAAATACTACTTAAACAGAAGATTGATTGACCCAACAGGTTCAGCTGCTGGAATCAATGCCTTACTTGGAAGTGGAGATATCATTACTTCAAGTGCAGAAGACTTTAAATGGTCTTCAGGAACATCGATAAACCCACAAAGTAGACACCCATATTTTGTTGAAGAATATTTGGCTGCCAATACTGGGGAATACATTCCTAACTATTTAATGTGGACTCTTGGAGTAGAAAAAGGTGCAGACGATCCACGATTAAGATACTACGTATACAGACAAGTTAGTTCTTTCCCAACAGATGAAGCTACTTTAAACAATGAAATTGATTGCTGGAACAATCCTAGACCTGCATCCTATGCAACAATAGATGCTATGCAAGTTGTTCCACTACCATTCTGTTCTTTATTTGGACGAGGTGATGGATATTGGGGTAGAGACCATGCAAATGCAGATGGTATTCCACCAGATAACAACAAAAGAACAACATTCGGTGTATATCCTGTCGGAGGTCGATATGATGATGATGATGCAGACACCATCGATGATAATGATGGATTACAAGGAGCTGGTATTTGGCCAATCATGATGGATTCATTTGTATACTTCATGAGAGCAGAAGCTGCACTATACTTAGGTACTTCTGATGATGCTGCCGCTATGTTAGAGCAAGGAATTAGATCATCTTTAACAACAGTAACTTCATTCTTACCTAATCCAGGAGACTTTACAAACACTGCTTCTGCAACAGATATTGATGACTACGTAAATGGTGTAATGGCATCATACATGGCTGCTACATCAGATGACGATAGAATGGACATCATTGGTAAAGAATACTGGATCGCTATGTATGGTAACGGTGTAGAAGGTTACAACCTTTACAGAAGAACTGGCGCTCCAGGAAACTTACAACCTACTTTATTAGGTACAGGTTCGTTTCCAAGATCATTCCTGTATCCAAATGTTACAGTTGACAGAAACATAAACATCTCTCAGAAGCCTGGACTTACTGTACAAGTATTTTGGGATAACAATCCTGCTGAGTTTATTCAATAA
- a CDS encoding SusC/RagA family TonB-linked outer membrane protein: MRTKFSGILTLFLALFVQILFAQQQTVSGTVTDDTGMPLPGATVSIKGTTSGKTTDFDGNYSIQANNGQTLVFSYVGYTAQEIKVTSTTINVQLKQGEALEAVTVVAYGGAVNSAKVASSIATVDGSTIEQVPINSLDQVLQGAAAGVNVNTGSGQPGQSATIIIRGRGSLNGDIEPLFVIDGVPVDQDNFRSLNQNDIETLSVLKDAAATAIYGNRGAGGVVIVTTKKGKKGSGVNIQYRALYGVAVKPKTRFQVMNTTQLLTWQRDLLPGTQFGDGQSDAQIARIAGQANTNWEDIFFQQGTTVSHELSISTGNENTSSYTSMQYFKQEGITLGSDLTRFSFRNNFNGSSENKKFNYGTTLTLNRSVSNFIVDAARGNNTGGQLDNPFIVPYIGNPYMSPYNPDGSLNIFGTRRSGALNDDGTVGDPNGFLNTPFLALNTARLNTDQETEFKAVGSINADYNFAKNLTIGGQIGIDYTNIELLQITAPGSIRGLITPNQGSEVKGDQAETYFRDANFILNAYLRYQNDITDKLSLSASLYGEYNYSNTQSAGFRAFGLNPALPTSSAGFTSGNTQEGEDENGDGILDAATELALNYVPTVFSSESELALASIFGTLDLDYDGKYGFSGTIRRDQTSRFPKNPTGTFWSVAGRWNIDREDFMSDVDIINALKIRASYGVVGNQTVGGRYQGLQTVFADPTSYQLGTGYGLGGLVDEEIQWETTNQLNVGLSFGLWNNRLSGEFDYYDFLTDRLFSDDAPLSVAQTGYNTVITNIGSMRNSGVDLQLAYDVLRKSQTNPWAITVRANGNYNKNRVEELPVGFTGNTLRVTEGRQAFTWFDVRWAGVDPSNGQPLYYDIDGNITNVFDPSNAVYLDKNFDPTYTGGFGADISYKGFALNALFSFAADRWRRNGSLAIVEDASLAGFANQSVTMLNAWTTPGQVTDIPRLSFQGRAEVGDRYIEDASFLRLRNLSLSYTVDSKILEKTNVFSGIRVFVQGTNLVTWTKWRGFDPEGNQSGGFFDYPVPRTFSLGFDLNF, translated from the coding sequence ATGAGAACAAAGTTTAGTGGAATTCTAACGCTATTCCTAGCGTTATTTGTGCAAATACTCTTTGCACAACAACAGACTGTCTCAGGTACAGTTACCGATGACACCGGTATGCCGTTACCAGGAGCAACTGTTTCGATTAAAGGTACTACTTCAGGAAAGACTACTGATTTCGACGGAAATTATTCTATTCAAGCTAATAACGGGCAAACGCTTGTATTTAGTTATGTAGGATATACTGCTCAAGAAATCAAGGTTACGTCTACTACTATCAATGTGCAATTAAAACAAGGTGAAGCTTTAGAAGCTGTAACAGTAGTCGCTTATGGCGGAGCTGTAAACAGTGCAAAAGTAGCATCTTCTATTGCTACAGTTGATGGTTCAACAATTGAGCAGGTTCCAATTAACTCTTTAGACCAAGTACTTCAAGGTGCTGCGGCAGGGGTTAACGTGAACACAGGTTCTGGTCAACCTGGTCAATCAGCAACAATTATTATTCGTGGTCGTGGATCTTTAAATGGAGACATTGAGCCATTATTCGTAATTGATGGTGTACCAGTAGATCAAGATAACTTTAGAAGTTTAAACCAAAATGACATCGAAACTTTATCAGTTTTAAAAGATGCGGCAGCTACAGCAATTTATGGAAACAGAGGTGCTGGAGGTGTAGTTATCGTAACAACGAAAAAAGGTAAGAAAGGATCTGGAGTAAACATTCAGTACAGAGCACTTTATGGTGTAGCTGTAAAGCCTAAAACAAGATTTCAGGTAATGAATACTACACAGCTTTTAACTTGGCAAAGAGATTTATTACCAGGTACACAATTTGGTGATGGTCAATCTGATGCGCAAATTGCTAGAATTGCTGGACAAGCAAATACTAATTGGGAAGATATTTTCTTCCAACAAGGAACTACGGTTTCACACGAATTAAGTATTTCTACAGGTAATGAAAATACAAGTTCATATACATCTATGCAATACTTCAAGCAAGAAGGTATTACTTTAGGTAGTGATTTAACACGTTTCTCTTTCAGAAATAACTTTAATGGAAGTTCTGAAAATAAGAAATTTAACTATGGAACTACATTAACGTTGAACCGTTCGGTAAGTAACTTTATTGTAGATGCTGCCAGAGGAAACAACACAGGTGGTCAGTTAGACAACCCGTTCATTGTACCTTACATTGGTAATCCATACATGAGCCCATACAATCCTGACGGAAGTTTAAACATTTTCGGTACAAGACGAAGTGGAGCTTTAAATGATGATGGTACTGTAGGAGATCCTAATGGATTCTTAAACACGCCTTTCTTAGCATTAAACACTGCACGTTTAAATACTGACCAAGAAACTGAATTTAAAGCAGTAGGTAGTATCAATGCAGATTACAACTTTGCAAAGAACTTGACTATTGGAGGACAAATTGGTATTGACTACACGAATATTGAGTTATTACAAATTACTGCTCCAGGAAGTATTAGAGGTTTAATTACTCCTAACCAAGGATCTGAAGTAAAAGGTGATCAAGCTGAAACATACTTTAGAGATGCTAACTTCATCTTAAATGCTTATTTAAGATACCAAAATGATATCACTGACAAATTGAGCTTATCTGCTTCTCTTTATGGTGAGTACAACTATTCAAACACTCAATCTGCTGGATTTAGAGCATTTGGTTTGAATCCTGCATTACCAACTTCATCTGCTGGTTTTACTAGTGGTAACACACAAGAAGGTGAAGACGAAAACGGAGATGGAATTTTAGATGCTGCTACAGAGCTTGCATTGAACTATGTGCCAACTGTATTTTCATCTGAAAGCGAACTAGCATTAGCATCTATCTTTGGTACGTTAGATTTAGATTATGATGGTAAGTATGGTTTCTCTGGAACAATTAGACGTGACCAAACTTCACGTTTCCCTAAAAACCCTACAGGTACATTCTGGTCGGTTGCTGGTCGTTGGAATATTGACAGAGAAGATTTTATGAGCGATGTTGATATTATCAACGCTTTAAAAATTAGAGCTAGTTACGGAGTTGTAGGTAACCAAACAGTTGGTGGACGTTATCAAGGACTTCAAACAGTATTTGCTGATCCAACAAGTTACCAGTTAGGAACTGGGTACGGTTTAGGAGGATTAGTTGATGAAGAAATTCAGTGGGAAACAACAAACCAATTGAACGTTGGTTTAAGTTTTGGACTTTGGAATAACAGATTATCTGGTGAATTTGATTACTATGACTTCTTAACAGATAGATTATTTTCAGACGATGCGCCTTTATCTGTTGCACAAACTGGGTATAATACAGTAATTACAAACATCGGTAGTATGAGAAACTCTGGTGTTGATTTACAACTTGCATATGACGTATTAAGAAAGTCACAAACAAACCCTTGGGCTATTACTGTTCGTGCAAATGGTAACTACAACAAAAACAGAGTGGAAGAATTACCAGTTGGATTTACAGGAAACACACTTCGTGTAACTGAAGGTCGCCAAGCATTTACTTGGTTCGACGTAAGATGGGCTGGTGTAGATCCTTCAAATGGTCAACCACTTTACTACGATATCGACGGAAATATTACAAACGTATTTGATCCAAGCAATGCAGTGTATTTAGATAAAAACTTTGATCCAACATATACTGGAGGTTTTGGAGCTGATATTTCATACAAAGGTTTTGCATTAAATGCTTTATTTTCTTTTGCTGCTGATAGATGGAGACGAAATGGTTCTTTAGCTATTGTTGAAGATGCTTCGTTAGCAGGATTTGCGAATCAATCTGTTACGATGTTAAATGCTTGGACAACTCCAGGACAAGTAACTGATATTCCTAGATTATCTTTCCAAGGACGTGCAGAAGTTGGAGATCGTTACATTGAAGATGCATCTTTCTTACGTTTAAGAAACCTTTCTTTATCATACACAGTTGATTCTAAAATTTTAGAAAAAACAAATGTCTTTTCAGGAATAAGAGTTTTTGTACAAGGTACTAACCTAGTTACATGGACTAAATGGAGAGGATTTGACCCAGAAGGTAACCAATCTGGAGGATTCTTTGACTATCCTGTACCAAGAACATTCTCTTTAGGATTTGACTTAAACTTTTAA
- a CDS encoding RagB/SusD family nutrient uptake outer membrane protein: MKKYFLIPIIVTLLFTVSCDDQLERFPVDTLVEETAFQSVSDLENGLRGSINSINRGGGQGSLLAFNSIFTDNCKVGVDNGGQQIATINQILNSQGGDQGTWTDRYNAINNFNRLLAAASTIAPGVGEEFSYDNILAQAYAFRAYLHFNLLEYYAEDLMNDSSLGVYYQNVVATSGFPARQTVGENLTEIENDLTLAASLMPSSAIDPNYATQEFITFLRARIALYTGDYNTAIANATELINTNTLANQTQYAAMFAGDGDSTEVIFKFDNVQGNNASIAFNWIFTGTGGSFMEMSNGLFQAFSPGDIRRAVNVDPESNPGDSPALLVIGKYPPNADTNYINDYKAMRLSEMYLVRAEAHARKAAPDFAAAAADISTLRTARFGSTQNVATYSSVTDAITNIKAERRIELCFEGFRYLDIKRYRNILNTGVERLPVDCETVPCSLPVSSEKFTFPIPQSEINANPNMEQNSGY, translated from the coding sequence ATGAAAAAATATTTTCTAATACCAATTATTGTCACCTTACTATTTACAGTAAGTTGTGATGATCAATTAGAACGTTTTCCCGTAGACACTTTAGTGGAAGAGACTGCTTTTCAAAGTGTATCTGACTTAGAAAACGGGCTTCGCGGATCCATCAATAGTATTAACCGTGGCGGTGGACAAGGAAGTTTACTTGCCTTTAACTCTATTTTTACAGACAATTGTAAAGTTGGTGTAGACAATGGTGGACAACAGATCGCTACTATCAACCAAATCTTAAATTCACAAGGTGGTGATCAAGGTACATGGACTGATAGATATAACGCTATTAACAACTTTAACCGTCTTTTAGCTGCAGCTAGCACTATTGCTCCTGGAGTTGGAGAAGAGTTTTCTTATGATAACATCTTAGCTCAAGCGTATGCATTTAGAGCTTATCTACACTTCAACTTATTAGAGTATTATGCAGAAGATTTGATGAATGATTCATCATTAGGTGTATATTATCAAAATGTAGTAGCTACTTCTGGATTCCCAGCAAGACAAACTGTTGGCGAAAATTTAACAGAAATTGAAAATGATCTTACATTAGCAGCAAGTTTAATGCCTTCAAGTGCAATAGACCCTAATTATGCTACACAAGAATTCATTACATTCTTACGAGCTAGAATTGCATTATATACTGGTGATTACAATACCGCTATTGCAAATGCAACTGAATTAATCAATACCAATACATTAGCAAATCAAACACAATATGCTGCTATGTTTGCTGGAGACGGTGATAGTACTGAAGTAATATTTAAATTTGATAATGTACAAGGAAACAATGCTTCTATCGCTTTCAACTGGATCTTTACAGGTACAGGTGGTAGCTTTATGGAAATGTCTAACGGATTATTCCAAGCATTCTCTCCTGGTGATATTCGTCGTGCTGTAAATGTAGATCCTGAAAGTAATCCTGGTGATAGTCCAGCTTTACTAGTAATTGGGAAGTATCCGCCAAACGCTGATACTAACTACATCAACGATTACAAAGCGATGAGACTTTCTGAGATGTACTTAGTTAGAGCAGAAGCACATGCTAGAAAAGCAGCTCCTGATTTTGCTGCTGCTGCTGCTGATATCAGTACACTTAGAACTGCTAGATTTGGTTCTACACAAAATGTAGCTACATATTCTTCAGTAACGGATGCTATTACGAACATCAAAGCTGAAAGAAGAATTGAATTATGTTTCGAAGGTTTCAGATATTTAGATATTAAGAGATACAGAAATATTTTAAATACAGGAGTTGAAAGACTTCCTGTTGATTGTGAAACTGTTCCATGTTCATTGCCTGTTTCTTCTGAGAAATTTACATTCCCAATTCCTCAATCTGAAATCAATGCAAATCCTAATATGGAGCAAAACTCTGGATACTAA
- the rlmB gene encoding 23S rRNA (guanosine(2251)-2'-O)-methyltransferase RlmB — MQSNNTQIFGIRAIIEAINSGSTIDKVFIQKGLRGDLFNELDQLLRKNAISTSFVPPEKLNRLTKKNHQGVIALISPVEFYDLDSLVLSVIESGKTPTFLILDQLSDVRNFGAIIRTAECTGVDGIIIQKKGGAPVNADAVKTSAGAIFKIPICKVDHIKDAIYHLQSSGIQIVAATEKTEHNVYDVNFTVPVAIVMGSEGKGVSPSILKIVDHKAKLPMYGEIASLNVSVACGAFLYEIVRQRLD; from the coding sequence ATGCAAAGTAATAACACACAAATTTTTGGTATAAGAGCTATTATAGAGGCGATAAACTCTGGTAGCACCATTGACAAGGTTTTTATTCAAAAAGGGCTTAGAGGTGACTTATTTAATGAATTGGACCAGCTTTTGCGTAAAAACGCAATCAGCACATCCTTTGTTCCACCAGAAAAACTAAACAGACTCACAAAAAAGAATCATCAAGGTGTGATTGCCTTGATTTCTCCTGTTGAATTTTATGACCTTGATTCTCTAGTGTTATCTGTCATAGAATCAGGAAAAACACCCACCTTTCTAATTCTTGATCAACTTAGTGATGTTCGTAATTTTGGAGCCATTATTAGAACCGCTGAATGCACAGGAGTTGATGGAATCATCATTCAGAAAAAAGGAGGCGCACCTGTTAACGCAGACGCCGTAAAAACTTCTGCAGGTGCCATCTTTAAAATACCAATTTGCAAAGTAGATCACATCAAAGATGCTATTTACCATTTGCAAAGTTCAGGCATACAAATTGTCGCAGCCACTGAAAAAACAGAACACAACGTATATGATGTCAATTTTACAGTTCCAGTAGCAATTGTGATGGGTTCTGAAGGAAAAGGCGTTTCACCCTCTATCCTAAAAATTGTAGATCACAAAGCAAAATTACCTATGTATGGTGAAATTGCTTCCTTGAATGTTTCTGTGGCGTGTGGCGCGTTTTTATATGAAATTGTACGACAACGTTTGGACTAA
- a CDS encoding rhomboid family intramembrane serine protease — MSSKKHPFIFTPAVVLLPFIFIFSIWLVYWSEVRFGFRFNDYGVYPRTLKGLRGVIFSPFIHGSLNHLWNNTIPLFLLSAAVIYFYRSQRWTIFIVGLFGSGIITWLIGREANHIGASGFIYVLMSFIFFKGIITGYYRFVAVSLIIMFVYGGMLWYLFPIEPHISWEGHLGGFITGFLLAVFLPVVYAKETYEWEKKEFVPDDDPFMRHFDENGNFMETLPEDEAVVEQPVLQPTIKVNYIYVSSTTSSEEE; from the coding sequence ATGAGTTCTAAAAAACACCCTTTTATTTTCACACCAGCAGTGGTGTTACTTCCATTTATTTTTATTTTTTCAATTTGGTTGGTGTATTGGAGTGAAGTACGTTTTGGATTTCGTTTCAATGATTACGGCGTGTACCCAAGAACATTAAAAGGCTTGCGCGGTGTCATTTTTAGCCCATTTATTCACGGAAGTTTGAATCATTTGTGGAATAATACCATTCCGTTGTTTTTACTCAGTGCGGCTGTTATTTATTTTTACAGATCGCAACGTTGGACTATTTTTATTGTGGGGTTGTTCGGTTCAGGAATCATCACATGGTTGATAGGAAGAGAAGCCAATCATATTGGTGCCAGTGGTTTTATTTATGTGTTGATGAGTTTTATCTTTTTCAAGGGAATTATTACAGGATATTATCGTTTTGTGGCAGTTTCATTGATCATTATGTTTGTATATGGCGGAATGTTGTGGTATTTGTTTCCGATAGAACCACATATTTCTTGGGAAGGGCATCTGGGAGGATTCATCACAGGATTTTTATTGGCAGTTTTTCTTCCTGTCGTGTATGCCAAAGAAACCTACGAATGGGAGAAAAAGGAGTTTGTGCCAGATGATGATCCATTTATGCGTCATTTTGATGAAAACGGAAATTTTATGGAAACATTACCTGAGGATGAAGCAGTAGTGGAGCAGCCTGTTTTGCAACCTACTATCAAAGTAAATTATATTTATGTAAGTAGCACGACATCTTCTGAGGAAGAATAA
- a CDS encoding replication-associated recombination protein A: MSEPLAERIRPKTLEDYISQEHLVGETGVLTRQIQQGIIPSLLLWGPPGTGKTTLANIIATTSDRPFYTLSAISSGVKEVREVIQRAKQDNGLFTTKNPILFIDEIHRFSKSQQDSLLGAVEKGWVTLIGATTENPSFEVIPALLSRCQVYVLNPFGKEDLVKLLQRAIKEDTALSKKQITLKETEALLKLSGGDARKLLNIFELLINSEGTDEVTITNELVLSRVQKNTVLYDKTGEQHYDIISAFIKSIRGSDPNGAVYWLARMIEGGEDVKFIARRMLISASEDIGIANPTALVIATNTFQAVSIIGYPEARIILSQCAVYLATSAKSNASYMAIKKAQALVKETGDLSVPLHLRNAPTKLMKDLGYGEDYKYSHDYNHNFVAQEYLPDEISNTKIYDPGSSPREKSLRDFLKNRWKDKYDY; this comes from the coding sequence ATGAGTGAACCACTAGCTGAACGCATTCGTCCAAAAACATTAGAAGACTACATCAGCCAAGAACATTTGGTTGGAGAAACTGGTGTGCTTACACGCCAAATACAACAAGGAATCATTCCTTCGCTCCTGCTTTGGGGACCGCCAGGAACAGGCAAAACAACGCTGGCAAATATTATTGCCACCACTTCGGATAGACCTTTTTATACGCTTAGCGCGATTAGTTCTGGAGTAAAAGAAGTTCGGGAAGTCATTCAGCGAGCAAAACAAGACAATGGTTTATTTACCACCAAAAACCCAATTCTTTTTATTGATGAAATTCACAGATTCAGCAAATCGCAGCAAGATTCGTTGTTAGGAGCCGTTGAAAAAGGTTGGGTAACATTAATTGGAGCTACGACCGAAAACCCCAGCTTTGAAGTCATTCCTGCATTATTGTCGCGCTGTCAAGTATATGTATTGAATCCTTTCGGGAAAGAAGATTTGGTAAAATTGCTACAACGCGCCATCAAAGAAGATACAGCACTTTCCAAGAAACAAATTACACTCAAAGAAACAGAAGCACTTTTGAAACTTTCTGGCGGTGACGCACGAAAACTATTGAATATTTTTGAACTATTAATCAACTCCGAAGGAACTGACGAAGTCACCATTACAAATGAATTAGTGCTAAGTCGTGTGCAAAAAAACACGGTTTTATATGACAAAACGGGCGAGCAACATTACGACATTATTTCAGCATTTATCAAATCCATTCGTGGAAGCGATCCTAATGGAGCTGTCTATTGGTTAGCACGGATGATTGAAGGCGGCGAAGATGTAAAGTTTATTGCACGGAGAATGCTTATTTCTGCGAGTGAAGACATCGGAATTGCCAACCCAACAGCTTTGGTGATTGCTACGAATACGTTTCAAGCAGTTTCTATCATTGGCTATCCAGAAGCGCGTATCATTTTGAGTCAATGTGCAGTATACTTAGCGACTTCTGCTAAAAGTAATGCTTCGTACATGGCAATTAAAAAAGCGCAAGCTTTAGTCAAAGAAACTGGCGATTTGTCGGTTCCGTTACACTTGCGAAATGCGCCAACAAAGTTAATGAAAGATTTAGGCTATGGCGAAGATTACAAATATTCACACGATTACAATCATAATTTCGTAGCACAAGAATACTTGCCTGATGAAATTTCCAACACAAAAATATATGATCCTGGAAGCAGTCCACGAGAAAAAAGTCTCCGCGATTTCCTGAAAAACCGCTGGAAAGATAAGTATGATTACTAA